A genomic window from Deltaproteobacteria bacterium includes:
- a CDS encoding CoB--CoM heterodisulfide reductase iron-sulfur subunit A family protein yields the protein MNPTNSKVLILGGGIAGLTAALALGRLNIPVELIEKSEALGGMARNFCCKATEACQQCGACLINDALAALTKEPFIEIHLQTELTALKMEAKEFLYTYSRPGGGGEGRAQALLLATGFTPFRAEDKPQYRYKTLPNVLTGLDLERQLKDTGNIVRPSDRTIPQSIAFIQCVGSRDLHSGHPYCSQVCCGYALRLANLIKHKNPEMAVTVFYMDIQTFGQNFPLFMEQSRKQITFVRSIPGEIQKGENDQAVLTFQKETGAGSQKQAFDLAVLSIGIRPGPDHLFLAQRLGISLTPDGFLSKDEGSSFRPEGIFFAGTVQGPKGIERSISQAYQAAEEVADYLKTRSNQ from the coding sequence GTGAATCCCACTAATTCCAAAGTACTCATCCTCGGCGGCGGCATTGCCGGCCTAACGGCTGCCCTGGCCCTTGGCCGTTTGAATATACCAGTGGAACTGATCGAAAAATCAGAGGCCCTGGGAGGAATGGCCCGGAATTTTTGTTGTAAGGCCACAGAAGCCTGCCAGCAATGCGGTGCCTGTCTTATAAATGATGCCCTGGCGGCCTTGACTAAAGAACCCTTTATTGAGATTCATTTGCAAACCGAGTTAACCGCATTAAAGATGGAAGCCAAGGAATTTCTCTATACTTATAGCCGCCCTGGGGGGGGCGGCGAGGGAAGGGCCCAGGCCCTTCTCCTGGCAACCGGTTTTACCCCCTTCAGGGCTGAAGACAAACCCCAGTATCGGTATAAAACCTTGCCCAATGTCCTGACCGGGTTAGATCTGGAAAGACAACTTAAAGACACCGGGAACATCGTCAGACCATCCGATCGGACCATCCCCCAGTCCATAGCCTTTATTCAATGTGTCGGCAGCAGAGACCTTCATTCAGGACATCCCTATTGTTCTCAGGTTTGCTGCGGTTATGCCCTGCGCCTGGCCAACCTGATCAAGCATAAGAATCCGGAGATGGCCGTCACTGTTTTTTATATGGACATCCAGACCTTCGGCCAGAATTTCCCCCTCTTTATGGAACAAAGCCGAAAGCAAATAACTTTTGTCCGTTCCATTCCCGGCGAAATACAAAAGGGGGAGAACGATCAGGCCGTCTTAACCTTCCAGAAGGAGACCGGGGCCGGCAGTCAAAAACAAGCCTTTGATCTGGCCGTGCTCTCCATCGGCATCAGACCCGGGCCGGACCATTTGTTTTTAGCGCAACGATTGGGAATTTCACTAACGCCCGATGGTTTCCTGAGTAAAGACGAAGGGTCTTCCTTCCGGCCGGAAGGGATTTTTTTTGCCGGCACTGTTCAAGGGCCTAAAGGCATCGAGCGAAGCATTTCCCAGGCCTATCAGGCCGCCGAAGAAGTGGCCGATTATTTGAAAACGAGGTCGAACCAGTGA